CGGCTCGCGGATGGACGACGAACACGCTCTCCCGGCTTTCGGGCTTTCTGGACCAGTTCGTACAATCGTTCGAGCTTTTCGATCTGGGAAGAAATCTTGAAGCCGTAATGCGTTGGCAGATTGGCATCGCTGCTGGTCAGGTTGTATCTGCCATCCTCGACCACGAAATAGAGCGGCTGGTTCGTCTTCAATTCGTAGAAACGGGCCAGTTGGCCATCGTCAAGCAGCGACTTTTTCAGCCACGCCAGAGCGCCGGGGACCGGTTCAAGATACTTCTCCTCGCCGGTCCATTCGTAGAGCGTTATCAGCGATTCCAGCGTTTCCTGCGTTTCATCGCTGGCGATTGAGGGGGGCTCGAACTTGCGATCCCAGACCGGGTGCATCTGTTCGTTGTACTGCTGTGCCCACGCCGGTTGAGGCTCGGGCATCCGGGCCAGCAACAGAAAGTCGCCGGTCTTCTTTGCCGACTCCAGATAGCGCGAATCCTGATAGTGCTTCGACGCGAGCAGCATCGTGTCGATCATGTTGCCGCTAACGTTGTCGTTCAGGTAATACTTGCCAGTCCAGTCATTCAGCCAGACGCGGCTCCACTCCGATGGATACGAGGCGGCGAGAACGGGATACTCGGGCCAGACCGGATTGCGGGGATGCCGGTCCCAGTTCTGAGCCCAGCCGCCGTTCGGGTGCTGAGCCAGCAGCAGAGAATCCAGAGCAAAGCGGACGGCATCGTGAATCTCCGTATTGCGGAAATTCAGAGCCGCGTCGAGTTCAATCAGAAACCGCACGGCTGCCGGGGTTGTGTCATCATCGAGCGTGGTGATGTTCGTCTTGTTCTTCCGGGAAGAACTGATGCGGAAACCGACATTGTCGCGGTAGCCCCACTTCTTCCGCTCTTCCGGATCAAACGTGATGGAGTAGAACCACCCGCCGGAATGAAGTTGCCCGGAAACGAGCGCTTCGCCCGTTTTGAGAGCTTCCTCGAGATACTTGCGGTCGCCCGTCACTTCATAGACGCGCAGCAGGCTCGATCCGATCGACGGGGTTCCGTACGGCTGGACCCAGACCACATCGGCCGGCGTCTCGGCTTCTCCCTCACTCAGTTTCAGATCGTTGCTGTATCGCCAGACGTAGCCGCCGTGCTTGGAACAGTTCTCAATATAGAAGTCCGCCGCCTTCTTCAACGTCGTGATCATCTCGTCCTGGCTCGGTTGAGCCGCGGCGGAAGCGGAGAACATGAGAACAGCCAGCAGGCCAGTCACGGAGGGAAGCAGACGCATACTGAGCGATCCTTGAAAGCGAATCATCAGACAGGGAGCCGAACGCATCAACACCATACCATGGGAGGGATCTGTTCCTGAAGCCTCGGCAGGCCACGATTGATGATTCCCGGCCGGATTGTTACGGTTTCGCTGCCTCCATTCACCACGCTGCACGGGCGCCTTGTCCACACTCGGGCGGCCATGGAAGCGACCGTTCAACATCGGATCAAGAGGATTCCACAGAGTTCTTCTCTGTGCCATCCGGGGACTTTACCTACCGTTCACACTCCCAGCTGAAACCATTTTCCTATGAATGCCATCCGGACCCGATTTGCTCCCAGCCCGACCGGTTACATGCACATCGGCGGCATGCGAACCGCTCTGTTCAACTGGCTGTACGCCCGCCGGCATCAGGGGACGTTCATTCTGCGGATCGACGATACCGATCAGGCTCGCAATGTCGAAAGCGCCCTCGGACCGATTCTGCAGGCGTTTCGCTGGCTCGAACTCGGCTGGGATGAAGGTCCGGAAGTCGGCGGCGATTTTGGCCCCTATTTTCAGTCGCAGCGGAATGAACTCTATACCGCGGCCTGCCAGAAGCTGGTCGAACAGCGGCTCGCCTTCTACGACTTCACTCCGCCGGAACGGGCGAAAGCCGAACGGGAAGCCGCCGAGAAAGAAAAGCGGAACTACATCAACAACCGCGACGATCTCGAACTGAGTTCGGCTGACGTCCAGTCGAAGATCGACGCGGGTGAGAATTACGTCATTCGCTTCGTCGTTCCCCGCGAGACCGGCGAGAAGATTGTGATTGACGACGAAGTCCGCGGACGTGTCGAGTTCGATCCGACGACGATGCCCGACCCGGTCATCATGCGAGGCAACGGCACGCCACTGTATAACTTCGCTACGGTGGTCGACGATGCCGCGATGCAGATTTCGCATGTCATTCGAGCCGAAGAGCATCTCTCGAATACGCCCGTGCAGGCTCTGCTGTTCGACGCCCTTGGCTACACTCGTCCGACGTTCGCTCACATTCCGTACGTGGCCGCCCCCGGCACCAAGGAAAAGATGAGCAAGCGGAAGCTGGAACAGTATCGGAAGAACCCGAAGTTCAAGATGCTCTTCCAGCACGGCGATTTTATCTTCCCGCTGCTCGGCCTGAAGCAGGAACTCGGCCTCGACCCGGTGATGGTCGAATACTACGAGAAGATCGGCTACCTGCCGGACGCCGTGTTCAACGCCCTGGCGCGCATCGGCTGGTCGCTCGATGATCAGTCGGAAATCATGAGCCGCGAGACGATCATCAACAATTTCTCGCTCGATCGCGTGGTGAAGTCGCCGGCCGGCTTTGACCCCGACAAACTGCTCAGCTTCCAGTCGCACTGGATGAACGAAGTTCCGCTCAGCGAGAAGGCGAGCCGCTGCCTTCCATATCTCACGGCGGCTGATTACATGTCGGAACGGGAGGATGTTGTCGGCAAGGACTATGTCGAGAAGGTCATCACCGCTGTCGGCGATCGACTTGTCCTGTTCAGCGATATCCTGAAGTACGACGAGTTCTTCACAGCGGATTCTGAACTGACCTACGACGACAAAGCGTTCAAGAAGCGAGTTCTGAAGAATGAAGACGCCATCCGGCTGTTGCGGGATCTGGCTGAGGCACTGAAAACCTCGTCGGCGTCGACCGCTGAGGAATTCGATAAGTTCGTGCACGACTGGGTTGAGCAGAACGAAATCCAGATCGGCCAGATCATCCACGCCCTCCGCGTGGCGGTTACCGGAAAGGGATCGGGCGTCGGGATGTTCGACGCTATGGCCATCCTCGGCTGCGAACGCTGCGTCGATCGCATCAATCGCTGCATCCACCAAGCCGCCAACTCCGATTCTCAATCGTGAGCCAGCCTTCTACAATACGCCTGCGAACCGGCCGAAGGAATCTGCGGTCGGTTTGAGTGAGAGACCATCCAGGGGTGCCGTGGCCCCGCACCCCGACCTATTCGGCAACGATCAACGTTTCCTGCAAGGATCTGCAGTATGTCCAAAGAGAACTCCAGCGCGGCCGAGGATGCTTCGAGCAAGCCGGTCGACTTCATTCGTGAGATCGTGGCTCGGGATGTGGCCGAGGGAACCCATGGTGGGCGCGTCCAGACCCGCTTTCCGCCCGAACCGAACGGCTATCTGCACATCGGGCACGCCAAGAGCATCTGCCTGAATTTCGGAATCGCCCAGGAGTTCGGCGGCAAGTGCAACCTGCGCTTCGACGATACCAACCCGTCCAAAGAAGAGACCGAATACGTCGATTCGATCAAGGACGATGTTCGCTGGCTCGGCTTTGAATGGGATCAGGAGTGTTACGCCAGCGATTACTTCGAGCAGTTGTACGAGTGGGCCGAAGAGCTGATCAAACAGGGGCTTGCTTACGTCGACAGCGGTACGCTGGACGAGATTCGCGAGCAGCGGGGCACGGTGAATGAGCCGGGTACGCCGAGCCCGTATCGGGATCGCAGCGTCGAAGAGAACCTCGATCTGTTCCGCCGAATGAAAGCGGGCGAGTTCCCGAACGGAGCACATGTGCTGCGGGCGAAGATCGATATGGCTGCCGGGAACATGAGCCTCCGCGATCCGATCATGTACCGCATCATGCACACGCCCCACCATCGCACGGGCGACAAGTGGTGCATCTATCCGATGTACGACTGGGCTCACGGGCAGTCCGATTCGATCGAAGAAGTGACCCACTCGATCTGCACCCTGGAGTTCGAGATTCATCGTCCGCTCTACGACTGGTACATCGCTCAGCTGGGGATCTTCCCGTCGCGGCAGTACGAGTTCGCCCGTTTGAACCTGACCTACACCGTGATGAGCAAACGGCGTCTGCTCGAACTGGTGCAGGGCAAGCACGTTCAAGGCTGGGACGATCCCCGGATGCCGACCCTGGCCGGGATTCGTCGCCGGGGTTATACGCCGGAAGCGATTCGCAACTTCTGCCGGACGATCGGCGTCACGAAGTATTCAGGAACGACGGATCTCTCCGTGCTCGAGAACTCGCTGCGGGATGACCTCAACACGCGAGCCGAACGCCGGATGGCGGTGCTCAATCCGCTCAAGGTGGTCATCACGAACTACCCCGAAGGCGAGAGCGAAGAACTCGACGCGGCCAACCATCCCGCTGATGAGTCGTTCGGAAAACGGAAGGTCCCTTTCGGCCGCGAACTCTACATCGAGCGCGACGACTTCATGGAAGATCCACCGAAGAAGTTCTTCCGTCTCGGACCGGGCCGCGAAGTTCGGCTCAGGTATGCCTATTTCGTTCGCTGCAACGAGGTCATCAAAGACGTCGACGGCAACGTGACCGAACTGCATTGCACCTACGACCCGGAAACCAAAGGGGGCAACGCTCCCGATGGCCGGAAGGTCAAGGCGACACTGCACTGGGTGCCGGTTGAACAGTCGATCGCCGCCGAAGTGCGGCTCTACGATCATCTGTTCCGTGTGGAGAATCCGTCTGATGTCCCGGAAGGGGGAGACTTCAAGGACAACCTCAACCCGGATTCTCTGCAGATCAACGAGAATGCCCGACTGGAGCCGTCGCTGGGCCAGGTCAACCCGGGTGACAAGTTCCAGTTCGAACGACTCGGCTACTTCTGCGTCGACACAACGAGCACGGCTGACAAGCCGGTCTTCAATCGCGCCGTCACGCTGAAAGACACCTGGCAGAAGGTGAAGTCAAAGGGTTAAACACAGACAGTTCTGTGTCTCGGTCGCGAGCTTGTTCTTCTGGGACGTCCTTCAACGTGAGTTCACTTCCAGCCTATGAAACCAGGCATTCTCATTACCGGCGGTCAGGGGCAACTCGGTTCGGAGTTGGCTCGCCGTCTTCCTGAGGCGAAGCCGCTCATGCGGGCCGAACTGGACATCACCCAGCCCGATCAGATCGAGGCAGCGTTCGATCGCGAACAGCCGCGGCTGATCATCAACTGTGCGGCTTACAACAAGGTCGATCTGGCCGAGACGGAACCGGTCGAAGCCTGGCAGGGGAATGCACTCGGACCGCGGAACCTCGCGCAGATCTGCCGCGACCGGGATTGCCGATTGATTCACATCAGCACCGACTTCGTATTTGCCGGCGACCGTGAACGCAGCACTCCGTTGCCGGAGAGTGAGCTTCCGAGACCGGTGAGCGTTTACGGCGCCACAAAGCTGGCCGGGGAGTATTTTGTCCGCTCGATCTGTCGAGACCGTCTCGTGATTCGGACATGCGGTCTCTATGGCGAGGGCGGGACCGGAAACTTTGTCCGCACCATGCTGCGGCTCGGTCGAGCCGGGAAACCGCTGCGAGTGGTCGATGATCAGATCTGTTCACCGACGTCAATTTCTGATCTGGCTGAAGCGATTCTGGCTCTGGAAGAAACGCAGGCGACCGGGCTGTTTCATGTCGTCAACTCCGGTGCAGTCAGCTGGTATGACTTCGCCACGATGATCTTCTCGACTGCAGGAATCGACGCCGATCTCTCGCCCGTTTCGAGTGAAGATTACGCTGCTCCCGCGGAACGACCTGCCTACAGTGTGCTCGCTTGTGGAAAGTACGAGCAGGCGACCGGCCGGAAGATGCGTTCCATCGAAGAGGCGCTTGGGGAGTATCTATCCGGGGAGACGGATTGACCGTCGGTGACCTGAAGGTCTATCCTCGGTGAGGAACGATGTCAGTCAACAGTAGTGAAAGTGGTATGAATCGTGTGCGGCATTGCGGGGTTTCTCACACAGCCGGGCACGCAGACCGTGGAGCACCTCACCTCCGTCGCGGGGGAGATGGCCGACGCGTTGCAGACCCGCGGTCCCGATGATGAGGGCGTCTGGTCCGACGCCGCGGCGGGAATCGCCCTCGGGCATCGACGGCTGTCGATTCTGGATCTGTCCGAGCAGGGGCATCAACCGATGCTCTCGGCCTGCGGCCGATTCGTGCTCGTTTACAACGGCGAGATCTACAACTCGCCGGCGATTCGGGCCGAACTCGAAAGCGAGGGAGCGAGGTTCCGCGGGCACTCCGATACCGAAGTGCTACTGGCGGCGATCTCAAAATGGGGTCTGCGTGAAACGCTGCCGAAGCTGATCGGCATGTTTGCCTTCGCCGTCTGGAATCGCCATGAGCGAAGGCTGACTCTGGTTCGCGATCGGATCGGGATCAAACCGGTTTACTATGGGCGAGTCGGGAATGATTTCGTCTTCGGGTCGGAACTGAAGAGCATCCGACGGCACCCCGCGTTTCAGAATTCCATCGATCCGTCAGCAGTCGCCTTGCTCATGCGTCACTGCTATATCCCGGCTCCGTACTCAATTTTCGACGGGATTCGCAAACTACCCCCCGGCTGTCTGCTCGAGATTGCGATCGAAGATGGGGCCGATCGTGTTGCGGATATCGATCAGCTTGAACCGGTTCGTTACTGGGATCTGCATGAAGTGATCCGTCGTGGATCGACGAACGGTTTCAGCGGTTCCTTTGACGAGGCGGTCGAGCGGCTCGATCAACTGCTGCGGGATGCGGTCGAACTGCGGATGCTGGCTGATGTTCCGGTCGGCGCGTTTCTTTCAGGCGGGATCGATTCCTCGCTGGTGGTGGCGATGATGCAGCGGCAGCGATCTCTGCCGGTCAAGACGTTCACGATCGGATTTGATGAACACGATTACGATGAAGCGCCCTACGCCCATCGAATCTCGGAGCATCTCGGAACCGAACATCACGAGTTATGCATCACGCCGAAAGATGCCCGTGATGTGATCGCTCAACTCGCCACTGTCTATGATGAACCGTTCGCCGATATGTCGCAAATTCCGACCTGCATTGTTTCGAGACTGGCTCGACGCGATGTCACGGTCTCGCTCTCGGGAGACGGCGGAGACGAACTGTTCGGCGGCTATAACCGATACGTCCATCTGGATGGGCTATGGGATCGACTGCAGCACGTGCCGGGGAGGAAGACGGCCGCGTCGCTTCTCGAAAAATTTGGGCGATATGCTCCGGAAACGTTTCAGCCGGAACGATTGCGGAAGATGGCCGAAGTCGGAAAAGTCGGAAGTCCGGAAGAGCTTTACGCCCAACTGCACCGCCATTGGATGCCGGGCGAGATCATGGCGGCCGAGGTGTCGGATCCGAGCCGGACGATTGGATTCGGAGCTCCGTTCGATCAACTCGAATTGCCGCGACTTAAATGGATGGCTCTCGACACGTTGACCTATCTGCCCGATGACATTCTGACCAAAGTCGATCGAGCCAGCATGCAGGTTTCACTGGAAGCCCGGGTCCCTTTGCTCGATCACCGCGTCGTCGAATTTGCCTGGTCACTGCCGGCGCATTATCGCTACGAGGGCGACAACGGCAAGAAGATTCTGCGGGCCGTGCTCGATCGCTATGTTCCATCCAAACTCGTCGATCGTCCGAAGGTCGGCTTCGGAATCCCGATTGGAGACTGGCTGCGTGGCTCCCTCCGGGAATGGGCGGAAGATCTGCTCAGCGATTCGAGCCTGAACGAACATGGCCTGCTGCAGAATCAGGTCGTGCGATCGACTTGGGAAGAGCACTGTTCCGGACGCCAGAATCTCCAGTATCCCCTCTGGGATATCCTGATGTTCCAGCAGTGGTATCGCGAGTGGATGTGAGCGGCACTCACCAGTGCGGCCACATGAGGCTTACGCGGATTCCGCCAGATCGCCAGAATTGGGACGGACGCCCGATTCCCACAGTTTGAACAGCTGGGATCCCTCAGTCGTCAGGCGATATTGAATTCCATCGCGGCGGTCGCCGAGTTCGACATCCAGAAAACCATAGGCGATGAGCAGGCCGTGTCCGTGAGATGACTGGTCGATCTGATCAGTCTCGTCCGCTTCGGCGAGGCTTCCAACCGAGGTGCGGCCATGCCAGGAGCTCTGAGCTTCGGCGGCGGCCTGTGCCCGGGCGTAAGCCTGGAGCAGGGCCAGACAATGGGGATGTTCTTCCAGCAATGTGAGGTCTTCGAAATTCATACTGCAAGGAATCGGCTGGCCTCGCCCGCAGGCCCACTTCGATTCCTTCACATCGCAAGGTCGATACAACCGGCTAACCGGCATAACCGTCAGAGTCTGCCACGCCGGTCAACGCTTTTTCAGGACCGCGACCCAGTCTTCTTCAAGTTCCGCAGGCGGTGGCCCAATCGATACCGTTCCGCCACCCTTGACAGACCGGCTGGACTGAATCGGTTCGCCGCCTGTTCGGGGGTTGTGCCAGACCACATCGAAGGTGGCCTGTTCCCGACTCAGATCGACCTGAATCGAGCCTCCTTTGCTGAGGTAGAGCACATAGAGCGATCCGTCTTTCGCCAGACAGTACGAATCCTTCGACCCCTGGATTCGCTCGTCGGCTGGGGTAAGTTCGTGCACGGGAACCGGCAGGCTGTCGAAAATCTTCAATGCAATCCGTCCGAAGTCCCAGGAGCGGGCGCGGCTGCGAAAGTCCTGACAAACCAGATCGTTTTCCGGCAACTTGTAGCCGAAGTAGTACATCACGCCGCCTCCGCCGGCCATCAGATTGCCCCACAGCGTCTTGCGGCGAATATCGTGCAGGTCGTATGAGACATTCTTCTCCACGGCGACGCCAGAATGCCCCTGATATCCGGGATCGGGTGGCACGCCGAGACCGGCCGGGTTCTGTTCATCGTTGCAGATGACCCAATGCTTCCCCGCCTCGCGGGATCGCCTCAGCCAGGTCTGTGTCCGCTCGTGGACTGCGGACCAGGAGTTCTGCAGAGAGAGGCCGCCAAGCGGTGTTTCTTCATTGAGGAACGGTTCATAGACCTGTTCCTGTTCGTTGGGGAATGTGTGCAGCACGATCAGATGATCATAAGGATCGATCTCAGCCAGATACTGGG
The sequence above is a segment of the Rubinisphaera margarita genome. Coding sequences within it:
- the asnB gene encoding asparagine synthase (glutamine-hydrolyzing), with the translated sequence MCGIAGFLTQPGTQTVEHLTSVAGEMADALQTRGPDDEGVWSDAAAGIALGHRRLSILDLSEQGHQPMLSACGRFVLVYNGEIYNSPAIRAELESEGARFRGHSDTEVLLAAISKWGLRETLPKLIGMFAFAVWNRHERRLTLVRDRIGIKPVYYGRVGNDFVFGSELKSIRRHPAFQNSIDPSAVALLMRHCYIPAPYSIFDGIRKLPPGCLLEIAIEDGADRVADIDQLEPVRYWDLHEVIRRGSTNGFSGSFDEAVERLDQLLRDAVELRMLADVPVGAFLSGGIDSSLVVAMMQRQRSLPVKTFTIGFDEHDYDEAPYAHRISEHLGTEHHELCITPKDARDVIAQLATVYDEPFADMSQIPTCIVSRLARRDVTVSLSGDGGDELFGGYNRYVHLDGLWDRLQHVPGRKTAASLLEKFGRYAPETFQPERLRKMAEVGKVGSPEELYAQLHRHWMPGEIMAAEVSDPSRTIGFGAPFDQLELPRLKWMALDTLTYLPDDILTKVDRASMQVSLEARVPLLDHRVVEFAWSLPAHYRYEGDNGKKILRAVLDRYVPSKLVDRPKVGFGIPIGDWLRGSLREWAEDLLSDSSLNEHGLLQNQVVRSTWEEHCSGRQNLQYPLWDILMFQQWYREWM
- the rfbD gene encoding dTDP-4-dehydrorhamnose reductase, whose translation is MKPGILITGGQGQLGSELARRLPEAKPLMRAELDITQPDQIEAAFDREQPRLIINCAAYNKVDLAETEPVEAWQGNALGPRNLAQICRDRDCRLIHISTDFVFAGDRERSTPLPESELPRPVSVYGATKLAGEYFVRSICRDRLVIRTCGLYGEGGTGNFVRTMLRLGRAGKPLRVVDDQICSPTSISDLAEAILALEETQATGLFHVVNSGAVSWYDFATMIFSTAGIDADLSPVSSEDYAAPAERPAYSVLACGKYEQATGRKMRSIEEALGEYLSGETD
- a CDS encoding pectate lyase yields the protein MRLLPSVTGLLAVLMFSASAAAQPSQDEMITTLKKAADFYIENCSKHGGYVWRYSNDLKLSEGEAETPADVVWVQPYGTPSIGSSLLRVYEVTGDRKYLEEALKTGEALVSGQLHSGGWFYSITFDPEERKKWGYRDNVGFRISSSRKNKTNITTLDDDTTPAAVRFLIELDAALNFRNTEIHDAVRFALDSLLLAQHPNGGWAQNWDRHPRNPVWPEYPVLAASYPSEWSRVWLNDWTGKYYLNDNVSGNMIDTMLLASKHYQDSRYLESAKKTGDFLLLARMPEPQPAWAQQYNEQMHPVWDRKFEPPSIASDETQETLESLITLYEWTGEEKYLEPVPGALAWLKKSLLDDGQLARFYELKTNQPLYFVVEDGRYNLTSSDANLPTHYGFKISSQIEKLERLYELVQKARKPGERVRRPSASRLNEIVSSLDDRGAWTEPGPMKGYRKASREAVITSEMFYKNVRDLCDGLQNPPR
- a CDS encoding glutamine--tRNA ligase/YqeY domain fusion protein, which produces MSKENSSAAEDASSKPVDFIREIVARDVAEGTHGGRVQTRFPPEPNGYLHIGHAKSICLNFGIAQEFGGKCNLRFDDTNPSKEETEYVDSIKDDVRWLGFEWDQECYASDYFEQLYEWAEELIKQGLAYVDSGTLDEIREQRGTVNEPGTPSPYRDRSVEENLDLFRRMKAGEFPNGAHVLRAKIDMAAGNMSLRDPIMYRIMHTPHHRTGDKWCIYPMYDWAHGQSDSIEEVTHSICTLEFEIHRPLYDWYIAQLGIFPSRQYEFARLNLTYTVMSKRRLLELVQGKHVQGWDDPRMPTLAGIRRRGYTPEAIRNFCRTIGVTKYSGTTDLSVLENSLRDDLNTRAERRMAVLNPLKVVITNYPEGESEELDAANHPADESFGKRKVPFGRELYIERDDFMEDPPKKFFRLGPGREVRLRYAYFVRCNEVIKDVDGNVTELHCTYDPETKGGNAPDGRKVKATLHWVPVEQSIAAEVRLYDHLFRVENPSDVPEGGDFKDNLNPDSLQINENARLEPSLGQVNPGDKFQFERLGYFCVDTTSTADKPVFNRAVTLKDTWQKVKSKG
- the gltX gene encoding glutamate--tRNA ligase; protein product: MNAIRTRFAPSPTGYMHIGGMRTALFNWLYARRHQGTFILRIDDTDQARNVESALGPILQAFRWLELGWDEGPEVGGDFGPYFQSQRNELYTAACQKLVEQRLAFYDFTPPERAKAEREAAEKEKRNYINNRDDLELSSADVQSKIDAGENYVIRFVVPRETGEKIVIDDEVRGRVEFDPTTMPDPVIMRGNGTPLYNFATVVDDAAMQISHVIRAEEHLSNTPVQALLFDALGYTRPTFAHIPYVAAPGTKEKMSKRKLEQYRKNPKFKMLFQHGDFIFPLLGLKQELGLDPVMVEYYEKIGYLPDAVFNALARIGWSLDDQSEIMSRETIINNFSLDRVVKSPAGFDPDKLLSFQSHWMNEVPLSEKASRCLPYLTAADYMSEREDVVGKDYVEKVITAVGDRLVLFSDILKYDEFFTADSELTYDDKAFKKRVLKNEDAIRLLRDLAEALKTSSASTAEEFDKFVHDWVEQNEIQIGQIIHALRVAVTGKGSGVGMFDAMAILGCERCVDRINRCIHQAANSDSQS